From Toxorhynchites rutilus septentrionalis strain SRP chromosome 2, ASM2978413v1, whole genome shotgun sequence, a single genomic window includes:
- the LOC129766172 gene encoding plasma membrane calcium-transporting ATPase 2 isoform X4 yields MATIDGRPAQYQITLKNLREIMEHRGREGVAMVNEYGGVHEICRKLYTSANDGLSGSKADIEHRRETFGSNTIPPKPPKSFLTLVWEALQDVTLIILEIAAIISLLLSFYQPADEEEPLEEEEEHYAWIEGLAILVSVFVVVVVTAFNDYSKEKQFRGLQSRIEGEHKFSVIRGGDAVQINIGEIVVGDICQIKYGDLLPADGILIQSNDLKIDESSLTGESDHVKKNESTDPMVLSGTHVMEGSGKMVVTAVGVNSQAGIIFTLLGAAVDEHEAAAKQKKKDAKKAKKLKDGDEITNNSHHPGLKSQATVDSITSDDADAKGGGGGGGGSHGKEKSVLQAKLTKLAIQIGYAGSTIAVLTVIILIIQFCIQTFVIEQKPWRNSYANNLVKHFIIGVTVLVVAVPEGLPLAVTLSLAYSVKKMMKDNNLVRHLDACETMGNATAICSDKTGTLTTNRMTVVQSYICEKLCKVTPKYSDIPHIVGEAVVEGISLNSAYTTCLMPGVNPGDPLQQVGNKTECALLGFVQGLGKSYQAIRDVHPEDSFTRVYTFNSVRKSMSTVIPRPAGGYRVYSKGASEIVLKKCSFIYGQDGVLEKFTRDMQERLLHQVIEPMACDGLRTICIAFRDFVPGKAEINQVHCEGEPNWDDEENIVCNLTCLCVVGIEDPVRPEVPDAIRKCQRAGITVRMVTGDNINTARSIATKCGIIRPQDDFLVLEGKEFNRRIRDSNGDIQQHLLDKVWPKLRVLARSSPTDKYNLVKGIIDSKVTDNREVVAVTGDGTNDGPALKKADVGFAMGIAGTDVAKEASDIILTDDNFSSIVKAVMWGRNVYDSIAKFLQFQLTVNVVAVIVAFIGACAVQDSPLKAVQMLWMNLIMDTLASLALATEMPTADLLLRKPYGRTKPLISRTMMKNILGQAVYQLLIVFGFLFVGDRFLDIESGRGQPLNSDSTQHFTIIFNVFVFMTLFNELNARKIHGQRNIFEGLFTNPIFYSIWIVTLVSQIFIIQFGKVAFSTKALNVEQWLWSVFFGLGTLIWGQVVTSIPTRKMPKKMAWGRGDAEYAEAMRLGEERYDSMDNDKKPRAGQILWIRGLTRLQTQLRVVRAFRSTLEDLEERRSIHSLHSLRSSRSHPGGSNIPTGRLIGTNVGDLKYIDEDQRLHNNQHIIEKFAVWTKSTTV; encoded by the exons ATGGCGACGATAGACGGGCGACCGGCGCAGTATCAGATCACGCTGAAGAATCTGCGCGAGATCATGGAGCACCGGGGCCGGGAAGGGGTGGCGATGGTGAACGAGTACGGCGGGGTGCACGAGATCtgccggaagctgtacacctcCGCGAACGATGGTCTGAGCGGCTCGAAAGCGGACATCGAGCATCGGCGAGAGACCTTCGGTTCGAATACGATTCCCCCCAAACCACCGAAGTCGTTCCTCACGCTGGTGTGGGAAGCGCTTCAGGACGTGACGCTAATCATTCTGGAAATTGCTGCCATCATATCGTTACTGTTATCGTTCTACCAGCCGGCGGACGAAGAGGAACCCCTCGAGGAGGAAGAGGAGCACTACGCATGGATCGAAGGTCTCGCCATCCTGGTTTCGGTGTTTGTGGTCGTGGTTGTGACGGCCTTCAACGATTACTCGAAGGAGAAACAGTTCCGAGGGCTGCAGTCACGGATCGAGGGCGAGCACAAGTTTTCTGTCATACGAGGCGGCGATGCGGTTCAGATAAACATCGGTGAGATTGTGGTGGGAGACATCTGTCAGATCAAGTACGGTGATCTGCTGCCGGCCGACGGTATACTCATCCAGAGCAATGATCTGAAGATTGACGAATCCTCGCTGACGGGCGAGTCGGATCATGTGAAGAAGAATGAGTCTACGGATCCGATGGTTCTCTCCGGAACTCACGTGATGGAAGGTAGCGGCAAAATGGTGGTAACGGCGGTCGGTGTCAACTCGCAAGCTGGTATCATTTTCACGCTGCTGGGAGCTGCCGTAGATGAGCATGAAGCGGCTGCCAAGCAGAAGAAAAAGGACGCCAAAAAGGCGAAGAAACTGAAAGACGGGGACGAGATTACCAACAACAGCCACCATCCGGGACTGAAGTCTCAAGCAACGGTTGATTCGATCACTTCGGATGATGCGGACGCGAAGGGAGGCGGCGGAGGCGGTGGCGGTAGCCACGGAAAGGAAAAATCCGTCCTCCAGGCTAAACTCACCAAACTAGCCATCCAGATTGGTTACGCTGGTTCCACCATTGCGGTGCTGACCGTCATCATCCTGATCATCCAGTTCTGCATCCAAACCTTTGTCATCGAACAGAAACCATGGCGCAACTCGTATGCCAACAACCTGGTGAAGCATTTCATCATCGGTGTTACCGTGTTGGTTGTGGCCGTGCCCGAAGGTCTCCCGTTGGCGGTCACTCTGTCGCTTGCCTACTCGGTGAAGAAAATGATGAAGGACAATAATCTTGTGCGACATTTGGATGCTTGCGAAACGATGGGAAATGCCACTGCCATCTGTTCGGACAAGACCGGAACGCTGACAACCAACCGAATGACCGTGGTTCAGTCGTACATCTGTGAGAAACTGTGCAAAGTTACGCCGAAATACTCCGACATACCGCACATAGTGGGCGAAGCCGTCGTCGAAGGAATTTCGCTCAATTCGGCCTATACGACATGTTTGATGCCGGGCGTCAATCCGGGCGATCCACTGCAGCAGGTTGGCAACAAAACGGAGTGTGCGCTGCTTGGCTTCGTGCAGGGCTTGGGAAAGAGCTACCAAGCGATCCGGGATGTTCATCCGGAGGATTCGTTCACACGGGTGTACACCTTTAACTCGGTCCGAAAGAGCATGAGTACCGTTATCCCACGTCCGGCCGGTGGCTATCGCGTGTACAGCAAGGGTGCCTCGGAGATTGTTCTGAAGAAGTGTTCGTTCATCTACGGTCAGGATGGTGTGCTGGAGAAGTTTACCCGGGACATGCAAGAGCGATTGCTGCATCAAGTGATCGAACCGATGGCGTGCGACGGCCTGCGAACGATTTGTATTGCGTTCCGAGACTTTGTTCCTGGCAAGGCGGAGATCAATCAGGTGCACTGCGAGGGGGAACCGAACTGGGACGACGAGGAAAACATTGTGTGCAATCTGACGTGCTTGTGTGTCGTTGGTATCGAAGATCCTGTCCGGCCGGAGGTACCGGACGCCATCCGAAAGTGTCAACGGGCGGGAATTACGGTGCGAATGGTTACCGGAGACAACATCAACACGGCGCGGTCGATCGCCACCAAGTGTGGCATCATTCGACCCCAAGATGACTTCCTGGTTCTCGAGGGTAAGGAGTTCAACCGACGCATTCGTGACAGCAACGGGGACATCCAGCAGCACCTGCTGGATAAGGTATGGCCGAAGCTGCGAGTGTTGGCCAGATCGTCGCCTACGGATAAGTACAACCTGGTGAAAGGTATTATTGACAGTAAGGTAACCGACAATCGGGAGGTGGTGGCCGTAACGGGCGATGGAACAAACGACGGACCTGCGCTGAAGAAGGCTGACGTTGGATTCGCTATGGGAATTGCCGGCACCGATGTGGCGAAGGAAGCTTCCGATATTATTCTAACCGATGACAATTTCAGCAGTATCGTGAAAGCCGTTATGTGGGGCCGCAATGTGTACGATTCGATTGCCAAGTTTTTGCAGTTCCAGCTGACGGTGAATGTGGTGGCTGTGATTGTTGCTTTCATCGGTGCTTGCGCCGTTCAGGATTCCCCTCTCAAGGCCGTACAAATGTTGTGGATGAATTTGATCATGGACACGTTGGCTTCGCTTGCGCTGGCCACCGAAATGCCAACGGCGGATCTGTTGTTGCGTAAGCCGTACGGTCGAACGAAACCACTGATTTCACGCACAATGATGAAGAATATCCTGGGCCAGGCCGTCTACCAGCTGCTGATCGTGTTCGGCTTTCTGTTTGTGGGCGACAGATTCCTCGACATTGAGTCGGGCCGGGGTCAACCGCTGAATTCCGATTCGACACAGCATTTCACCATCATATTCAACGTATTTGTATTTATGACACTGTTTAATGAGCTGAACGCTCGCAAAATTCACGGCCAACGGAACATTTTCGAAGGTCTGTTCACGAATCCAATCTTCTACAGCATCTGGATCGTCACGCTGGTGTCGCAAATCTTCATCATCCAGTTCGGTAAGGTGGCGTTCTCAACCAAGGCGCTCAACGTCGAACAGTGGTTGTGGAGCGTGTTCTTTGGCCTGGGTACGCTAATCTGGGGCCAGGTGGTCACGTCCATCCCCACCCGCAAGATGCCCAAGAAGATGGCCTGGGGCCGTGGCGACGCCGAGTATGCCGAAGCGATGCGACTCGGCGAGGAGCGCTACGACTCGATGGATAATGACAAAAAACCCCGTGCAGGTCAGATATTATGGATCCGTGGCCTTACCAGGCTGCAGACCCAGCTTCGTGTTGTACGTGCATTTCGATCCACATTAGAAGATTTAGAAGAACGTCGTTCCATTCATAGCTTGCATAGTCTTAGAAGTTCACGCAGTCATCCCGGAG GTTCCAACATCCCAACCGGCCGGCTAATAGGTACTAATGTTGGCGATCTTAAGTATATTGATGAAGATCAAAGACTTCATAATAATCAGCATATTATAG AGAAATTCGCGGTTTGGACAAAATCGACAACAGTATAA
- the LOC129766172 gene encoding plasma membrane calcium-transporting ATPase 1 isoform X10 encodes MATIDGRPAQYQITLKNLREIMEHRGREGVAMVNEYGGVHEICRKLYTSANDGLSGSKADIEHRRETFGSNTIPPKPPKSFLTLVWEALQDVTLIILEIAAIISLLLSFYQPADEEEPLEEEEEHYAWIEGLAILVSVFVVVVVTAFNDYSKEKQFRGLQSRIEGEHKFSVIRGGDAVQINIGEIVVGDICQIKYGDLLPADGILIQSNDLKIDESSLTGESDHVKKNESTDPMVLSGTHVMEGSGKMVVTAVGVNSQAGIIFTLLGAAVDEHEAAAKQKKKDAKKAKKLKDGDEITNNSHHPGLKSQATVDSITSDDADAKGGGGGGGGSHGKEKSVLQAKLTKLAIQIGYAGSTIAVLTVIILIIQFCIQTFVIEQKPWRNSYANNLVKHFIIGVTVLVVAVPEGLPLAVTLSLAYSVKKMMKDNNLVRHLDACETMGNATAICSDKTGTLTTNRMTVVQSYICEKLCKVTPKYSDIPHIVGEAVVEGISLNSAYTTCLMPGVNPGDPLQQVGNKTECALLGFVQGLGKSYQAIRDVHPEDSFTRVYTFNSVRKSMSTVIPRPAGGYRVYSKGASEIVLKKCSFIYGQDGVLEKFTRDMQERLLHQVIEPMACDGLRTICIAFRDFVPGKAEINQVHCEGEPNWDDEENIVCNLTCLCVVGIEDPVRPEVPDAIRKCQRAGITVRMVTGDNINTARSIATKCGIIRPQDDFLVLEGKEFNRRIRDSNGDIQQHLLDKVWPKLRVLARSSPTDKYNLVKGIIDSKVTDNREVVAVTGDGTNDGPALKKADVGFAMGIAGTDVAKEASDIILTDDNFSSIVKAVMWGRNVYDSIAKFLQFQLTVNVVAVIVAFIGACAVQDSPLKAVQMLWMNLIMDTLASLALATEMPTADLLLRKPYGRTKPLISRTMMKNILGQAVYQLLIVFGFLFVGDRFLDIESGRGQPLNSDSTQHFTIIFNVFVFMTLFNELNARKIHGQRNIFEGLFTNPIFYSIWIVTLVSQIFIIQFGKVAFSTKALNVEQWLWSVFFGLGTLIWGQVVTSIPTRKMPKKMAWGRGDAEYAEAMRLGEERYDSMDNDKKPRAGTDLNSRLI; translated from the exons ATGGCGACGATAGACGGGCGACCGGCGCAGTATCAGATCACGCTGAAGAATCTGCGCGAGATCATGGAGCACCGGGGCCGGGAAGGGGTGGCGATGGTGAACGAGTACGGCGGGGTGCACGAGATCtgccggaagctgtacacctcCGCGAACGATGGTCTGAGCGGCTCGAAAGCGGACATCGAGCATCGGCGAGAGACCTTCGGTTCGAATACGATTCCCCCCAAACCACCGAAGTCGTTCCTCACGCTGGTGTGGGAAGCGCTTCAGGACGTGACGCTAATCATTCTGGAAATTGCTGCCATCATATCGTTACTGTTATCGTTCTACCAGCCGGCGGACGAAGAGGAACCCCTCGAGGAGGAAGAGGAGCACTACGCATGGATCGAAGGTCTCGCCATCCTGGTTTCGGTGTTTGTGGTCGTGGTTGTGACGGCCTTCAACGATTACTCGAAGGAGAAACAGTTCCGAGGGCTGCAGTCACGGATCGAGGGCGAGCACAAGTTTTCTGTCATACGAGGCGGCGATGCGGTTCAGATAAACATCGGTGAGATTGTGGTGGGAGACATCTGTCAGATCAAGTACGGTGATCTGCTGCCGGCCGACGGTATACTCATCCAGAGCAATGATCTGAAGATTGACGAATCCTCGCTGACGGGCGAGTCGGATCATGTGAAGAAGAATGAGTCTACGGATCCGATGGTTCTCTCCGGAACTCACGTGATGGAAGGTAGCGGCAAAATGGTGGTAACGGCGGTCGGTGTCAACTCGCAAGCTGGTATCATTTTCACGCTGCTGGGAGCTGCCGTAGATGAGCATGAAGCGGCTGCCAAGCAGAAGAAAAAGGACGCCAAAAAGGCGAAGAAACTGAAAGACGGGGACGAGATTACCAACAACAGCCACCATCCGGGACTGAAGTCTCAAGCAACGGTTGATTCGATCACTTCGGATGATGCGGACGCGAAGGGAGGCGGCGGAGGCGGTGGCGGTAGCCACGGAAAGGAAAAATCCGTCCTCCAGGCTAAACTCACCAAACTAGCCATCCAGATTGGTTACGCTGGTTCCACCATTGCGGTGCTGACCGTCATCATCCTGATCATCCAGTTCTGCATCCAAACCTTTGTCATCGAACAGAAACCATGGCGCAACTCGTATGCCAACAACCTGGTGAAGCATTTCATCATCGGTGTTACCGTGTTGGTTGTGGCCGTGCCCGAAGGTCTCCCGTTGGCGGTCACTCTGTCGCTTGCCTACTCGGTGAAGAAAATGATGAAGGACAATAATCTTGTGCGACATTTGGATGCTTGCGAAACGATGGGAAATGCCACTGCCATCTGTTCGGACAAGACCGGAACGCTGACAACCAACCGAATGACCGTGGTTCAGTCGTACATCTGTGAGAAACTGTGCAAAGTTACGCCGAAATACTCCGACATACCGCACATAGTGGGCGAAGCCGTCGTCGAAGGAATTTCGCTCAATTCGGCCTATACGACATGTTTGATGCCGGGCGTCAATCCGGGCGATCCACTGCAGCAGGTTGGCAACAAAACGGAGTGTGCGCTGCTTGGCTTCGTGCAGGGCTTGGGAAAGAGCTACCAAGCGATCCGGGATGTTCATCCGGAGGATTCGTTCACACGGGTGTACACCTTTAACTCGGTCCGAAAGAGCATGAGTACCGTTATCCCACGTCCGGCCGGTGGCTATCGCGTGTACAGCAAGGGTGCCTCGGAGATTGTTCTGAAGAAGTGTTCGTTCATCTACGGTCAGGATGGTGTGCTGGAGAAGTTTACCCGGGACATGCAAGAGCGATTGCTGCATCAAGTGATCGAACCGATGGCGTGCGACGGCCTGCGAACGATTTGTATTGCGTTCCGAGACTTTGTTCCTGGCAAGGCGGAGATCAATCAGGTGCACTGCGAGGGGGAACCGAACTGGGACGACGAGGAAAACATTGTGTGCAATCTGACGTGCTTGTGTGTCGTTGGTATCGAAGATCCTGTCCGGCCGGAGGTACCGGACGCCATCCGAAAGTGTCAACGGGCGGGAATTACGGTGCGAATGGTTACCGGAGACAACATCAACACGGCGCGGTCGATCGCCACCAAGTGTGGCATCATTCGACCCCAAGATGACTTCCTGGTTCTCGAGGGTAAGGAGTTCAACCGACGCATTCGTGACAGCAACGGGGACATCCAGCAGCACCTGCTGGATAAGGTATGGCCGAAGCTGCGAGTGTTGGCCAGATCGTCGCCTACGGATAAGTACAACCTGGTGAAAGGTATTATTGACAGTAAGGTAACCGACAATCGGGAGGTGGTGGCCGTAACGGGCGATGGAACAAACGACGGACCTGCGCTGAAGAAGGCTGACGTTGGATTCGCTATGGGAATTGCCGGCACCGATGTGGCGAAGGAAGCTTCCGATATTATTCTAACCGATGACAATTTCAGCAGTATCGTGAAAGCCGTTATGTGGGGCCGCAATGTGTACGATTCGATTGCCAAGTTTTTGCAGTTCCAGCTGACGGTGAATGTGGTGGCTGTGATTGTTGCTTTCATCGGTGCTTGCGCCGTTCAGGATTCCCCTCTCAAGGCCGTACAAATGTTGTGGATGAATTTGATCATGGACACGTTGGCTTCGCTTGCGCTGGCCACCGAAATGCCAACGGCGGATCTGTTGTTGCGTAAGCCGTACGGTCGAACGAAACCACTGATTTCACGCACAATGATGAAGAATATCCTGGGCCAGGCCGTCTACCAGCTGCTGATCGTGTTCGGCTTTCTGTTTGTGGGCGACAGATTCCTCGACATTGAGTCGGGCCGGGGTCAACCGCTGAATTCCGATTCGACACAGCATTTCACCATCATATTCAACGTATTTGTATTTATGACACTGTTTAATGAGCTGAACGCTCGCAAAATTCACGGCCAACGGAACATTTTCGAAGGTCTGTTCACGAATCCAATCTTCTACAGCATCTGGATCGTCACGCTGGTGTCGCAAATCTTCATCATCCAGTTCGGTAAGGTGGCGTTCTCAACCAAGGCGCTCAACGTCGAACAGTGGTTGTGGAGCGTGTTCTTTGGCCTGGGTACGCTAATCTGGGGCCAGGTGGTCACGTCCATCCCCACCCGCAAGATGCCCAAGAAGATGGCCTGGGGCCGTGGCGACGCCGAGTATGCCGAAGCGATGCGACTCGGCGAGGAGCGCTACGACTCGATGGATAATGACAAAAAACCCCGTGCAG GCACTGATTTGAACAGCCGTTTAATTTGA
- the LOC129766172 gene encoding plasma membrane calcium-transporting ATPase 1 isoform X9 — translation MATIDGRPAQYQITLKNLREIMEHRGREGVAMVNEYGGVHEICRKLYTSANDGLSGSKADIEHRRETFGSNTIPPKPPKSFLTLVWEALQDVTLIILEIAAIISLLLSFYQPADEEEPLEEEEEHYAWIEGLAILVSVFVVVVVTAFNDYSKEKQFRGLQSRIEGEHKFSVIRGGDAVQINIGEIVVGDICQIKYGDLLPADGILIQSNDLKIDESSLTGESDHVKKNESTDPMVLSGTHVMEGSGKMVVTAVGVNSQAGIIFTLLGAAVDEHEAAAKQKKKDAKKAKKLKDGDEITNNSHHPGLKSQATVDSITSDDADAKGGGGGGGGSHGKEKSVLQAKLTKLAIQIGYAGSTIAVLTVIILIIQFCIQTFVIEQKPWRNSYANNLVKHFIIGVTVLVVAVPEGLPLAVTLSLAYSVKKMMKDNNLVRHLDACETMGNATAICSDKTGTLTTNRMTVVQSYICEKLCKVTPKYSDIPHIVGEAVVEGISLNSAYTTCLMPGVNPGDPLQQVGNKTECALLGFVQGLGKSYQAIRDVHPEDSFTRVYTFNSVRKSMSTVIPRPAGGYRVYSKGASEIVLKKCSFIYGQDGVLEKFTRDMQERLLHQVIEPMACDGLRTICIAFRDFVPGKAEINQVHCEGEPNWDDEENIVCNLTCLCVVGIEDPVRPEVPDAIRKCQRAGITVRMVTGDNINTARSIATKCGIIRPQDDFLVLEGKEFNRRIRDSNGDIQQHLLDKVWPKLRVLARSSPTDKYNLVKGIIDSKVTDNREVVAVTGDGTNDGPALKKADVGFAMGIAGTDVAKEASDIILTDDNFSSIVKAVMWGRNVYDSIAKFLQFQLTVNVVAVIVAFIGACAVQDSPLKAVQMLWMNLIMDTLASLALATEMPTADLLLRKPYGRTKPLISRTMMKNILGQAVYQLLIVFGFLFVGDRFLDIESGRGQPLNSDSTQHFTIIFNVFVFMTLFNELNARKIHGQRNIFEGLFTNPIFYSIWIVTLVSQIFIIQFGKVAFSTKALNVEQWLWSVFFGLGTLIWGQVVTSIPTRKMPKKMAWGRGDAEYAEAMRLGEERYDSMDNDKKPRAGAEDISLKN, via the exons ATGGCGACGATAGACGGGCGACCGGCGCAGTATCAGATCACGCTGAAGAATCTGCGCGAGATCATGGAGCACCGGGGCCGGGAAGGGGTGGCGATGGTGAACGAGTACGGCGGGGTGCACGAGATCtgccggaagctgtacacctcCGCGAACGATGGTCTGAGCGGCTCGAAAGCGGACATCGAGCATCGGCGAGAGACCTTCGGTTCGAATACGATTCCCCCCAAACCACCGAAGTCGTTCCTCACGCTGGTGTGGGAAGCGCTTCAGGACGTGACGCTAATCATTCTGGAAATTGCTGCCATCATATCGTTACTGTTATCGTTCTACCAGCCGGCGGACGAAGAGGAACCCCTCGAGGAGGAAGAGGAGCACTACGCATGGATCGAAGGTCTCGCCATCCTGGTTTCGGTGTTTGTGGTCGTGGTTGTGACGGCCTTCAACGATTACTCGAAGGAGAAACAGTTCCGAGGGCTGCAGTCACGGATCGAGGGCGAGCACAAGTTTTCTGTCATACGAGGCGGCGATGCGGTTCAGATAAACATCGGTGAGATTGTGGTGGGAGACATCTGTCAGATCAAGTACGGTGATCTGCTGCCGGCCGACGGTATACTCATCCAGAGCAATGATCTGAAGATTGACGAATCCTCGCTGACGGGCGAGTCGGATCATGTGAAGAAGAATGAGTCTACGGATCCGATGGTTCTCTCCGGAACTCACGTGATGGAAGGTAGCGGCAAAATGGTGGTAACGGCGGTCGGTGTCAACTCGCAAGCTGGTATCATTTTCACGCTGCTGGGAGCTGCCGTAGATGAGCATGAAGCGGCTGCCAAGCAGAAGAAAAAGGACGCCAAAAAGGCGAAGAAACTGAAAGACGGGGACGAGATTACCAACAACAGCCACCATCCGGGACTGAAGTCTCAAGCAACGGTTGATTCGATCACTTCGGATGATGCGGACGCGAAGGGAGGCGGCGGAGGCGGTGGCGGTAGCCACGGAAAGGAAAAATCCGTCCTCCAGGCTAAACTCACCAAACTAGCCATCCAGATTGGTTACGCTGGTTCCACCATTGCGGTGCTGACCGTCATCATCCTGATCATCCAGTTCTGCATCCAAACCTTTGTCATCGAACAGAAACCATGGCGCAACTCGTATGCCAACAACCTGGTGAAGCATTTCATCATCGGTGTTACCGTGTTGGTTGTGGCCGTGCCCGAAGGTCTCCCGTTGGCGGTCACTCTGTCGCTTGCCTACTCGGTGAAGAAAATGATGAAGGACAATAATCTTGTGCGACATTTGGATGCTTGCGAAACGATGGGAAATGCCACTGCCATCTGTTCGGACAAGACCGGAACGCTGACAACCAACCGAATGACCGTGGTTCAGTCGTACATCTGTGAGAAACTGTGCAAAGTTACGCCGAAATACTCCGACATACCGCACATAGTGGGCGAAGCCGTCGTCGAAGGAATTTCGCTCAATTCGGCCTATACGACATGTTTGATGCCGGGCGTCAATCCGGGCGATCCACTGCAGCAGGTTGGCAACAAAACGGAGTGTGCGCTGCTTGGCTTCGTGCAGGGCTTGGGAAAGAGCTACCAAGCGATCCGGGATGTTCATCCGGAGGATTCGTTCACACGGGTGTACACCTTTAACTCGGTCCGAAAGAGCATGAGTACCGTTATCCCACGTCCGGCCGGTGGCTATCGCGTGTACAGCAAGGGTGCCTCGGAGATTGTTCTGAAGAAGTGTTCGTTCATCTACGGTCAGGATGGTGTGCTGGAGAAGTTTACCCGGGACATGCAAGAGCGATTGCTGCATCAAGTGATCGAACCGATGGCGTGCGACGGCCTGCGAACGATTTGTATTGCGTTCCGAGACTTTGTTCCTGGCAAGGCGGAGATCAATCAGGTGCACTGCGAGGGGGAACCGAACTGGGACGACGAGGAAAACATTGTGTGCAATCTGACGTGCTTGTGTGTCGTTGGTATCGAAGATCCTGTCCGGCCGGAGGTACCGGACGCCATCCGAAAGTGTCAACGGGCGGGAATTACGGTGCGAATGGTTACCGGAGACAACATCAACACGGCGCGGTCGATCGCCACCAAGTGTGGCATCATTCGACCCCAAGATGACTTCCTGGTTCTCGAGGGTAAGGAGTTCAACCGACGCATTCGTGACAGCAACGGGGACATCCAGCAGCACCTGCTGGATAAGGTATGGCCGAAGCTGCGAGTGTTGGCCAGATCGTCGCCTACGGATAAGTACAACCTGGTGAAAGGTATTATTGACAGTAAGGTAACCGACAATCGGGAGGTGGTGGCCGTAACGGGCGATGGAACAAACGACGGACCTGCGCTGAAGAAGGCTGACGTTGGATTCGCTATGGGAATTGCCGGCACCGATGTGGCGAAGGAAGCTTCCGATATTATTCTAACCGATGACAATTTCAGCAGTATCGTGAAAGCCGTTATGTGGGGCCGCAATGTGTACGATTCGATTGCCAAGTTTTTGCAGTTCCAGCTGACGGTGAATGTGGTGGCTGTGATTGTTGCTTTCATCGGTGCTTGCGCCGTTCAGGATTCCCCTCTCAAGGCCGTACAAATGTTGTGGATGAATTTGATCATGGACACGTTGGCTTCGCTTGCGCTGGCCACCGAAATGCCAACGGCGGATCTGTTGTTGCGTAAGCCGTACGGTCGAACGAAACCACTGATTTCACGCACAATGATGAAGAATATCCTGGGCCAGGCCGTCTACCAGCTGCTGATCGTGTTCGGCTTTCTGTTTGTGGGCGACAGATTCCTCGACATTGAGTCGGGCCGGGGTCAACCGCTGAATTCCGATTCGACACAGCATTTCACCATCATATTCAACGTATTTGTATTTATGACACTGTTTAATGAGCTGAACGCTCGCAAAATTCACGGCCAACGGAACATTTTCGAAGGTCTGTTCACGAATCCAATCTTCTACAGCATCTGGATCGTCACGCTGGTGTCGCAAATCTTCATCATCCAGTTCGGTAAGGTGGCGTTCTCAACCAAGGCGCTCAACGTCGAACAGTGGTTGTGGAGCGTGTTCTTTGGCCTGGGTACGCTAATCTGGGGCCAGGTGGTCACGTCCATCCCCACCCGCAAGATGCCCAAGAAGATGGCCTGGGGCCGTGGCGACGCCGAGTATGCCGAAGCGATGCGACTCGGCGAGGAGCGCTACGACTCGATGGATAATGACAAAAAACCCCGTGCAG GAGCGGAAGACATCAGCTTGAAAAACTAG